TCGCCTCTATTAACACACACACGGCGACATTTGCTCGCTTATTGTCTGACTAATTTAATTTCACAGAACACTTATTTTCCAAACTCCAGCGCATGCCAAAGGAGAGGgaaagggtgaaaaaaaaaaacttgcctgATAAAAGTCTAACTCAATTTGAGGACAAGTACCTTCATCTGTAAATGAAAGCAATTATGCGGcccatattatattatgttggCCGGTCTCAAGATAGTCATCAATCACCCGCAATCGAGCTGTCACTGCGGGCAGATTCGTTTCTAGCAGGCAGTTTTCCAGCTGGGGAAAAGAGGAGTACATCATCATTAATTTGACTGTGACCCCGGGGCTTCTCACATGTCTGAACCCGGGCTTCTCTAAGCGAGTCAGCAACACACCTTCAGCACTTCATCTCACTGGAGGAGGAAATCAAGAGCTTTACATGAAGACACACTGACACACCATACATAGGTAGAtcgatagatcgatagatcgatagatagatagatagatagatacatagatacatagatagatttttatgttatcacatgaaccactttttttaatctcgccaaacatttaatattagctattatttcagtgttaaaataaacagacaaatcttaaaatatacagaaatgttGCACTTTTTCCTTAAAGCTTTATTTAAAGCACTTCCAGGCATCTGTTCATGAAACTAAATGCATACTAATTAGAATTAAGATCTTCTTTGTGGCCTGtgaaactaattattttaaattaaattgtcagTTTTAATCCACGATTGTAGCTGATCGTATAATAGATATGATTTATTATATCTGAATCAaaattcgattttttttttcgcGGAAAAAAAGTGTAGGTGTTTGTTCACGCGGGGCAAAAACACCAAAACGATATCACAAAAGATGCGATATAACAAAAGATACGGTTTGATCGTCAGATTTTACAAGTGCGGGCTCTTTTCCAAAACTCGGATTAATTGATAAGCTCAATTACGAGTCCATTGTGCCTTAAAAATTCACCCCCACCCCTCTGTCACTCGTTGGGATTTTTATCCAgagaaatgcatattaaagtTAGAGTCTGGTCATTTTGACTGGGTTTCTTCTGACGTCAGAGCCACCGGCGTTTAAAACAACCCGCATCTGGGCTGACGTGTTTAATACTAGTTTTTATAACGCAAAATATGTATTTCTGACATCAAAGACGGCAATTCGCCAAATGCTTTAGGATGCGCGCGGCTGCGTTCTAGAAGTTTAATAGAGCGACAGGAGAGCATCCATCCATCGAACACTCTCAGGAAGGCGTTTAAGCAAATTAAACATGGTAGTATTGCGCTTCGCCCTATAAGCGTCCGGCAGCTTTATGCTTTACCAATCAATCGGTACAGTGAAACACAGCAGACCTGCAGTCTCGCCTGCGTTCCGGCAAACGGGGATCGCTCTACAATGTCCTATCCTCAGTTCGGATATCCTTACTCTTCTGCACCTCAGGTAAGAGTCGAGCGCTTATTCTTGCACCGATTCAGATTTTTAGAAGGGGAAAGGCGCTCAGGCGCGCCGCGGCTTTGAATGCGATACAGATAAAGGCTTAATCGGATTTCTGCGCTGTAATTCAGGGCTTCCCTCTGCGCTTATCATTTTACAAATCTACTAACACGCGTTCGAGCCGCAGACACATGCAAAAGTGCAGATGCGATGACAGGGGGAAGGACGACAACAGTTGTTTTTTGGCCATGATCCATAAAATGCATTGTCCTGTGGGGGCTGACGGCGGCCactgccaaaaaaacaaaaaaaaaaaaaaaacaacaactttcaCTGCATTTTCGCCGTTTTGCAAACTCGTACAGGTTTGCGGCTTGCCGTGTGATTCATGCTGTGACATTTCCAAATATTCCAGTTCCTCATGACCACCAACTCTCTGACATCTTGCTGCGAGTCGAGCACCAGATCCATCTCGGATTCGTCCGCGCAGACGCCCGTTTACTGTCCCGTGTACGAGAGCAGACTGCTGGCCACCGCCAGACACGAGCTGAGCTCCGCCGCCGCGCTGGGAGTCTACGGGAGCCCGTACACCGGCGGTCAAGGCTACGGGAATTATGTTACCTATGGAGCTGACGCGTCCGCTTTCTACTCTTTGGTGAGTTTAGTGCACACGCAATTATAATTGACAATAATGACATGCAGTGAAGCATAATGTTAAGATCACCAAAACTCTGTATAACGAATGAGAACATTAACGAACCTTTTATTACTTTGCATGTGGTACTTAATTATCGCAGAAATGATGCGTTTGAGCAGAGTTTCATGGAATCTTTTCTATATTATATGGGCTCCAAATTTAAGACGAGCtttatattttgataattattgtgGCTATATTAACAAGCATGATAAATGTAACGTTTAATTGCTGACAGCTCTTGTATTTATTTCCAGGGAACGTTTGATGCCAAAGATGGAAGTGCGTCTGCGCATGCGGGTATAACACAGGCTGCCGCATATTACCCATATGATCCCACCTTGGGACAGTACCAGTATGACAGGTATTGAATAGCGGCCATCATTAAGAGTATTCTGATTGACAATTAACACGACTCAGTTCATTTGGATCAATTTCATAGGCTGCGCTCAACATATTGATGCAATAATTAGCGCGTTCGATTGAACGCTTTGTTTTTCAAACCAATGAAACAGAATTTCCCTTGAATTTCAGGTCACTGTcttttaatgtatatttcatGCTATATCATGCACTTGGCGGTTCAGCCTTCAGGGTTTCCCCTGAAGTGCTTTAATGGACAGATACTCGGCCGGTGCACTCGATCAAGCAATTTGTTCgctctgttaaaaaaaaaaaaaaaaaaacagaaacccCATAAAGTTTACAGCCCTTAAGGAAACAACACTACTTTTCTGtgttgcactgcaaaaaaaaaacttttcccAACTTGCGTTTCTTTATGCCACAGATACGGATCTATGGAGGGAGGAACCAGAAGGAAGAACGCCACCCGTGAGACGACCAGCACCTTGAAAGCGTGGCTTCAGGAGCACCGGAAGAACCCCTATCCCACTAAAGGCGAGAAGATCATGCTGGCCATCATCACCAAGATGACCCTCACGCAGGTGTCCACCTGGTTTGCCAACGCCAGAAGAAGGCTCAAGAAGGAGAACAAGATGACATGGCCACCGAGAAACAAGGGCTCAGACGATAAGAAGTACGATGATGATGAGGATGGCTCGCAGGACGAACAGATCAAAAGTGAAACCAACGATGAAGGTCAGCTCCCTTCCGTTCTTCACAATCATGTCCTATCAATGAGCCTTTTAGGTTATTATTAGGcctatttagtttattttaaatttatttttaattatttctccAGCTATCTGAGTTCTCAAGTGTGTTCCTGAAAAGCGCAAACTTGTAATGGTCTGGTGAAAGGCTAAAgtcatatgtaaatattatggaATAAACATTATGTTGCTAACTATTTTATTGtacaaaaacgcattatttGTGAAGCGttatataattaaacaaaaaagtatttaattatacTAATGAAAGCGTTAGTTTGGGTGTTCAGTAAATCTTAGGCTTGTGTATTTTGTTCTCTGTCGCTCTCCACTTACTTTCCATCACTGTTTTTGCACAGAGAGCAAAAGTCGAGAAGACAAGGAGCTACAGCTGAGTGACTTGGACGACTTCGATACCATCGAGTCTGAGAGCTCAGAGTGTGAGCTCAAGCACCGCTTTCACATGAACGCGCACATGGCGACCACCGACGATCGCCTCAAGGAGCCTTCTCCAAAACTCTCCATTCCCGGTCTGCTCGAAGCCGAGCGCGATCTCGCCAAAAGCTGCTTGAAAAGCACCGCGGACGACTGCGAGCACGAGCTTCGGCACAGCAAAACGTGCTTCCAGCAGCAGGGCCATCCGTTACTGGACAGCAAACCCCGCATCTGGTCTCTGGCCCAGACCGCGACCTCGTTGAACCCGACAGAGTACTCCTCGTGTATGCTTCGATGTCAGCCATCGCCCTCCGCCTCCTCACCTGTCAGCGGCCTGGAAAGACAGCAGGACTCACCTGTTACGACTCTCAGAAACTGGgtagatggagtttttcacgaCCCCTTGTTTAGACACAGCTCCTTAAACCAAGCACAGACGAACACTACGGTTTCTTGGACCACCTCGACCAAAGGGTCGATCTTAGAGACTGGAGCCCTTGGACGCTCCATGgggaacaacaacaacaacaacgtgATAAAAACACAGCAGCAAGAGGCCAGCAAGGACAGTATGACATTTCCAAAGGGCGTGAATAAAATATTCTGCTCCTAGCACACCAAAAGACTGTTTGGAATAGCTGTTTACGCGTTCAGTTCACAAACAAACGCCAGACTGTGAATCGATGGGCCCAAAATGCGTTTTGTTACATTAAAATCATGGggaaatgtatgtatttattgctGTGTTGACATCTCACTGGCGAGGGGgttggtttatatatatatttatcggTTTGGTTGACGCACGTTCAGATTATGTAAATGAACTGGAAGTTTATGTTCTGAAAGACTGAAAAAAGTTTACAGCCCAGTTTTGTTCCGGCTTTTATCGTTTCTTTGGCATGCATATGTTGCTAGTTTTTATGGATCATTCTTTTAGACGAACTCGGACCTTGTTGCAACGACTCACAAGTGTCACTGTCAAGAAAGCATCGCACAAATGCACAGATCTCCTCGAAACGGGGGAATGTTCAAATCTGCTCACTCTAATAAACGGTGGATTTTTCCAAGCTTTTGTTCTGTGTATCGATCAGAGTCGCTGTCCCTGGTACTGAGCACACGTCATTCCGAtgtgttcttttaattgtggACCTTAATTCTTATTTGCATTTGTCACTAAAAAGTTGAAAGTCACGTCCTAAAATATACAActatacatgtatacattttctactgtttttgaaaatgccaaagtaatttaaatgttacatttgataGCATTAGGCCAAAGTAATGGCATAACAATACGAATGGGCCGACTGTCCATTCTAAATAATGTATACCATGTTCTCAGCAGTGATTGTTTCGTGTTCCCTGTGTTTGGCTTTGTAATAATCCCCCAATAACTGTTTATCATTCTCTCTCGTCCTCTGATGGGAGAGATGAGGCCCTCAGGAGCCATAAGACAGCGCTGGATGAGCCCCATTAACCCGCCATAACCAGCCTGTAATTGGGATGTTTTCAGTCATCATTCACGTCACTCTATCGATTTctactctctctttctctgcctCTGATAATATTATCGAAGCGCCAAATCCTTTACCCTGACCCAACACTTGAGCTCTGCAGACAGGCCGTTTATATGGTAGAGGGCGAGATCATTTGAAATGTTCATCTTGACACGGACCCCTCAATTTCTGGAGCTCCTCTGCACTCGGAGGCTTTTTCACCGGGGCGCGTCTCTAAGTGAAAAGGGCAAGAGAATTAGTTGCTCGAGATAAAAGGGCAAAAACACGCAGTCAAAGGCAGGAGTTGACAGTGATGGTGAAAGTGTGGCCCCTGGAGGACTGGGGGTCCGCTGAGAGGGCCTTCGCTGATGAATTTCAATGCGAAAGCCAAACGATTGAGATCTTCTCCTGAACGATCCCCTGGACAAAGACATTTGAAAAAACGCGTTTTGTCCGTACAACGCGATGCACAACATATGGTGCTGTTGGTCTTGTATTTCGTTGTCTAAAAATAAAGAGCACTCTTTTtcactcaaataaataaagaaaaatcaagTATAACATTCCAGGcttattaatttgttattttacgcatatattttaaataataataataataataaatatttttaaaaattcttagGCATTAAGAGATTTTTCTAAAATTACAGAGCAGACTGCAAaggaacagaataaaatatcattgcatagaataataaaacattttgcgTATTGGATAAAAGGATATATATTTACTGTTTGAAGAAACTTTCTTGTCGTAAAACAGGGTCTGGGGAGGCCAAGAGAGGGGGAGGAGATGTGATGGTTTGACTTACTCATTCAGGCgtgtcaaaacacacacacacacacacacgcacacaccgGGCGGAGGGATGATGCTGAATTAACGGCGCTTTTACATAGAAACCGAATCAAACTGTAATCAGCGACGCGTTACTTTTCATTAAGCGCCTTTGACAGCAGCATATTCAGACTCGACAGGGGACACAGGGGCCCCTGAAATAAACTGCTCTCAAAACACAGAGCCATAAGATAATTCCTTAAGCTCCATTAACAACTCTTAGCCGCAGGAAATAGAAACATCTCCAAATCTAAAAGCTTTATCGACCTGCGCAAACCTCCGCTGATGGCTCCGTTTTCTtccctttatttatatatttctgctTCATCTTAAGGGACAGCGGCGTCTGGCGCTGGTAATAGACTTGAACACAACACATTAACTGAAAATCGAGGAGAAAAAGGCGAAAAGATTTAGATCTTTACCTCACCAATTAGTGTGCTTTATTTTCTCCACCGGCTCTGTCAGTCAGATTTGATCTGCTCTGTTGTCTAGTGTTGCGATTATTATCTGCATGTCATCGCAGTTATTTGTGAGTTCCAACATCACACTAAGACAATTcacctataaaaaaaaaaaaaaaaaaaaccttttttcagAGACCACAATGATCTCGTTTTCTCATTACTCCAGGAACCACACAAAGAGTTTAGCagtacacaaaaataaaataaaataaaataaaataaaataaaataaaataaattattatttttattattattattattgttgttgttgcactGAACCAGGAATGACCTGTATGTGATTGTGTGATGGGAGGAGGACGGATCAAGCAGGCTCACTTCAAGAACAGAAATCAAGCATGTTGGACATGAGATTTCACAGCTCTTAACAGAACAGACGCTTGTTTATCAGACGCGTTTGTCCACATTTCCCTCCGGACTCCGAACTGCAGAGCTTTAAATAAGAGTGACCCCCGGGAGCAAAGGACACGCTAAATATATTTGCACATCATTAGCAGCTCTCTAACACTGACCCACTACTGTGTGCTTCTGTCCTGCTGCTATCGTCGCTAACATTTGCTCTTAATTAATCTggctaattaataaaaaagcaattacTGTAGTCTTATTGGCCTCTGCCGAAGTCTGCAGAATGAAATGCTGACGCTGAATGAGACAGGAAGGTTGAAACAGAAACAACGAGTTCAAAACACATACAGATCATAACAGCACTGCAGATCTAACACAGCTCTGCTTTATCACTCTGCCggaataatagtaataataataatattagtaatatcaacatcatttatattaatgcattaatacatttcataatacagttttacaaataaaaaaaaaaagcaaatgaaaGCTTGAAATTAGAAATATAAACACACTGTGTAAAGTTTTACCATAATCTTTACAGTACTGCAGATCTATAGCTATACATATTGCTTAAACCCAGTCTGCCACCataattgtagtaatattaataagaatatgtttacaaataaaaaatgcaaaaccaACCAAATACACATTGTTTAAGGTTTTACCATTATGCCACATTTTCCATTATTATTTTCCCACAATAGGTcaaattgtgaatatatattgttgttgttgttgttgtttccacCATCTAATGGTTATGTGCAGACAGACCTCTTAAACATCTTATACAAACATGTCTTTTTAAGGTGtttcacattatttatttcCCCTCTTTCTAATCTTAGTGTATAATAACAAAGTCAGCAAACTAAATCTGTTTAATCTTGCATTCAGTGTCACAAGTGTTCTATCAGTCAATATTAATCACACACAAAATAGCACATGCAAAAGCCATTTGTTTTCCCTGCAgctttaaaattgcatttaaatgtcattaaagTTCACTAGATGGCTGGTGTAATAGGCATCGATGCGGTGGCACGCGGCTTATCGGCCGCTTTCCTCCGTTAGTCACCGCGGGTCTGGAGGGCAGATTTCAGCCGCTCTGTTTGATAGGCTTGTCTTCACTCTCAGGTGTCACAAACTTCCCGTCGGCCTTCACGGAGTCACTGCAGAGGTCACAGCGCTGATATTCAGTCTCTGAGCGGAGAGTAAGAGCCTCTCTGAGCTCTGGAGAGGCTGGACTGACTGTGTGACTGAAGGAAGTCACTGACACTTCACCAGATTAGCAGAAATATCACACAGACATATGAAACACTGTCCTGCCGGCCCGGGGCCTACATGACTAGTTAACAGAACTATGAGATGAGACAGAATCCACACTTCAAACCAAActgaattaacaaaaaaataaaaaataaaatataacatagcATGAGCTTTTACGTTCAAGATCCACTGAAAAGCACTACTGAagaataaaatcatataaagaCAATGACAAGTAAAAACCTTTACAATGTGCACAACAAAACAGTGAATGTGtgtgcaagaaaaaaatacaaataaataaataaaaacttgccCTGTCAGGCCAGTGCTGCATTGTGTTATGTTTATTATCTGTGTATAAATCTATGGATTTAAACCTGTATCTAGCTGGCTAACATACATTGCATATTAAATTATAGCTGCTGAAGAATTTCCAGCTTTCACTGGTGAGTAAAAGTCCGTAGAAGTCCAGTAAAAATCTGATTTActggcttttaaaaaaaaaaacatttgatcaCTGTATAGTAAAGGAATACTTCATGTTTACTCTGTCAGTGGCATAATGTTAATTTtcacaaaaagtaatttaaagttgtccataaAAAGTTATGGGGGGagaatttttttgcataaatgtaaggtttatgtttttaaaagcactTACAGTAcatttgatattaaaatgtgtgttatttaaattttaaagttgttCTAGTGCATCTTATGATCATTTTAGGGTATTGGGTTTTATTTTCTGATGGTAACAAAGTTGTAAAATCCGATGTAACTTGGTTAGAAAGAAGCGATAGATGTGATGTTCAAAGTAAAGCCATTTTAACGCATATGGTTTACATCTTGTGGTTATGAAACAGTaagtattttaaagtttaaagatttcactgtttctttttcttctttttttaaggaAAGGATGGACAagtttaaaccatttttttaatcatttaaccctttaactgtcactcctaTTTTTGAACATATACGCGAAAATACACtattcaaacttaattttttataatttatgaatgaaaacattttgtaatatgattttaatgaacattttcaatggtaatgcaatgtctgattttaaaatggttttcaaaggatgaatttcgagattttaagttttcaactGGAATATAACTTCCTATGACATCAAAAGTGTGAtggggaaaaaggcaacgaagaaagaactcctgttatgatgtcgatttttttgaggtgcactcctGTCATAAGGTAATCtgttacttttcctacataatttgtaacacaaaacagttgtataatatctatttaggagtcttagacctttccaacaatatatagtttgtcatgattagattaggatttatttgtaatatggtgaagtaaatgTAGGCGTCGGTGACATTAAGGGGGTCAAATCATTTAATCAGCATGtgaagtcaagtcaagtcatcttatttatatagtgctaaacaatacagattgtgtcaaagcagctttacagtattagaTAACAGATATagaaaatagtgtgtcaataatgcaaatgGACAATAGCAAAGGCTCAATTTTCAGCACCTGCAATCTTTTTTATAAGAAGATAAGATAAAAACAGCAGAAATATCCTGATTCTGAAAAGGAAAGAGAGGAATGACAGACTGACATCTACGGCATGAGAAAGAAAGAGCGCTGGATTGTGTAGCAGGAGTCGCGAGCTCTTGTGAACAGTGTGAAGCGTGTGGTGAACCAGTCTTCTCCACGCCAGAAACCCAGCATGAGCACAGAGTCTGTGTGCTCATCCAACACGTCTTCGTCTTCATCTTCATCCACAGCCATTATGAGCATCTAGAGATTAAAGTATCCCACATGTAGAGAATCTCACAAATTCTCTCCTGTATGCCATAAATACCAGTTTACCACACAGTGAAATCATCCTGAGAGTATTGAGCGTCTGCAGTCAGAAAGCAGACGCGTGTTCATCACGCCAGCCACATCTCAGCCGCTCCAACAACAGCCATTCAAACACATCTTTTGATTTGTCAGAGGAACTCAGTAATATTTCCTTACATGCTACGGCATCAGTGTTCTTATTCCCCTCGTGCCCGACCTCTTGTTTTTATCTTTGCTTTTACAGAAACACTCAAGCCGCTCTTATTTGTATGTACCGCTGATCTTTTGCAACACAATTGGATACGGAGGCAAAGGTCAAGCTTAACTCTCTTATGCCTTTCATAGACGAATGAAAACAGCATATACTATTGATCCATCCTCAAATGATGTACATAAATCTGAGCGCTGCGCACAATGCCGCATGACCTTTCTGCAATTACCAAGGTGACAGAAGTGATGCTTACAGGAGTTTGACACGGCTTCATTCCCAACACTTTGACTGCAACagaacacacacagatacaccttgtttttttacctaaaaaaacaaacaaacaaaaaaacaatcactGATTTGAAATTTGTACTTTACTGAGCCAtgcaaattattaatatatgcaCTGACTACTGGTGAAGTACAGTAGAAGAGTCTCTTCAGCTAAAACTTCAAACACACCGAATGTAGAATACAGTATTTCTGtgcaattaaaatgcaaacGGATGTTGCTTTTACAAATGCTCTGATTGCATTGATTTGCATTGCATAAAATATGATTGGGAAATAAACATATTGGGAAAATTGTTGTATATGTTTTGtcaaattttctgtatttattgtaatgcatgtactgtaaaaaaaaacttacagaaaaataaaatttacagtaaataaataaataaataacatggaTCTAATGTTAACATATCAACctgctgaagtactaaaatctgttttgtatcTTTATAATACACTGACAATCaccaaaatacttttttttttctgaaaagaaaaagtgaCATTTAAGAATGACAGTTCTTTACAAGTAGCTTTTCCATAAGCTGAGGTAAAAACTAATATACAGAAGGTGCAAACAAACCTAAACACCATcatgacactaaaataaataaatcaaacaaaaaccAGCTATAACAAATAACCAAAatgtacagtcaaaccaaaaattatttagacaccagatataattttttgagcaaaataaagtaaactgtgaacTGAAACCTGTTAGATTTATTGCAGTTCTTCACTGTATATAGTAAGGaaagtgttttaacattaatatgaCTATAATTCTTTACAGCGTGTTCAGTAAATCCTAATGCACTCTGTCTGTAATGACGAACAAATGAACTTAACTATTGATCTTGTCAGTATACCAATATCAACGTCAAATATGCAAATGGTGGGCAGAATGTGTCTATTGCACAAAATGTGTCTTCACAGCAAATGTGCCGTCCTGGAGTAAACCTCCGTTCCTCCGCTTGCTTGTTGAGAGCGGCTCATGCTGGCGTGACGATGGGCTTTAACTAGGCCCGCTTCAGTTTCACACGGCAGGAGCTCAGAGGGGAAGATGCTGAAGCGTCCATGCGAGCGGCCGCTGTTTTACATGTCTGGCCTGGCTGAGCCGCTGAGAGGAGCGGAGCGGGGCCGAGGGGCTCCTGGCCTGTTTAAGGATGAAGAAGCGCATCTTATGCATGAGTCTGGAGTACAGGGGCGTCCGGCTGGCTGCCCAGCCCTCGTTAAAGCGCTCCGGCCCGCTTCATGATGTCAAGCCCACTGATTTGTGTTATGGCTATCAGAGTGAGTTAACATTCACAATGGGTGGAGTGTCACAGAGGGGCCTTcgcctgacacacacacacacacacacacacactccttcAGCAACACTCACCCCTGAACAAGCAATCAGCATTTACGCGAAAGGTCACATTTGCAATGCAGGGGACTTTATGCAGAGAAAACGCAGGTAATTGGGGGCTCTGATACCTTTGGCGGATTGTGGCAAGATAATGTGATGGATGTGGAACATTTTGGCGGgcaattaaatgttttggaGTTCCTGGCTGTCGGATGTGAGAGGGGCGGAAGTTGGGAGAAGGGAGTCTGACAGTGTGCCACCTTATAATCTGATTTGCTCTGAAAAACCTGCTTCAAATCAAAGCGCTTTTAATCAAAGCGGAGGTTTTTGTGCCGTGT
The sequence above is drawn from the Labeo rohita strain BAU-BD-2019 chromosome 16, IGBB_LRoh.1.0, whole genome shotgun sequence genome and encodes:
- the irx4a gene encoding iroquois-class homeodomain protein IRX-4a: MSYPQFGYPYSSAPQFLMTTNSLTSCCESSTRSISDSSAQTPVYCPVYESRLLATARHELSSAAALGVYGSPYTGGQGYGNYVTYGADASAFYSLGTFDAKDGSASAHAGITQAAAYYPYDPTLGQYQYDRYGSMEGGTRRKNATRETTSTLKAWLQEHRKNPYPTKGEKIMLAIITKMTLTQVSTWFANARRRLKKENKMTWPPRNKGSDDKKYDDDEDGSQDEQIKSETNDEESKSREDKELQLSDLDDFDTIESESSECELKHRFHMNAHMATTDDRLKEPSPKLSIPGLLEAERDLAKSCLKSTADDCEHELRHSKTCFQQQGHPLLDSKPRIWSLAQTATSLNPTEYSSCMLRCQPSPSASSPVSGLERQQDSPVTTLRNWVDGVFHDPLFRHSSLNQAQTNTTVSWTTSTKGSILETGALGRSMGNNNNNNVIKTQQQEASKDSMTFPKGVNKIFCS